In one Natronosalvus amylolyticus genomic region, the following are encoded:
- a CDS encoding aminotransferase class I/II-fold pyridoxal phosphate-dependent enzyme, with protein sequence MQITPFGLERWFDEYEHEADIMLAESGIRSLPADRFDTDPGDVGYVIPTDGDPEFRESVASRYGRDADEIAFTVGTQEANFLAFLSLLEDDDSHAVVVTPTYQALHAVPEAIGDVTRVSLEPPTWELDVDAVAEAIRPETEVIVLNNPNNPTGRYHAQETVQALYDLAEDNDAYLLCDEVYRLLADDPLPPVASLGPHGLSTTSLTKAYGLAGTRFGWLVGDSDVIEDACVWKDYTTISPSIFGQHIAKQALGEQEAAILEENRALAADHRERVRTFVADHGLEWYDPVGVNGFVTVPDGFENGTEFCRTVVEEESVVLAPGDLFGFSGYFRIGFGLPTDELEDGLERVGRVIAD encoded by the coding sequence ATGCAGATCACACCGTTCGGCCTCGAGCGCTGGTTCGACGAGTACGAACACGAGGCAGACATCATGCTCGCCGAGAGCGGAATCCGTAGCCTGCCAGCCGATCGTTTCGATACCGACCCGGGCGACGTAGGGTACGTGATCCCCACCGACGGCGACCCGGAATTTCGCGAATCCGTCGCGAGTCGCTACGGTCGGGACGCCGACGAAATCGCCTTCACCGTCGGCACGCAGGAAGCGAACTTTCTGGCCTTTCTGTCGCTGCTCGAGGACGACGACTCCCACGCCGTCGTGGTCACCCCGACCTACCAGGCGTTACACGCCGTCCCCGAAGCGATTGGCGACGTGACACGCGTCTCCCTCGAGCCACCGACCTGGGAACTGGACGTCGACGCCGTCGCGGAAGCGATCCGTCCGGAGACCGAAGTCATCGTTCTCAACAACCCGAACAACCCGACTGGCCGGTATCACGCCCAGGAAACGGTGCAGGCGCTTTACGATCTGGCCGAGGACAACGACGCCTACTTGCTCTGTGATGAGGTGTATCGGCTGCTCGCGGACGATCCGCTCCCGCCGGTCGCCAGCCTGGGCCCACACGGTCTCTCGACGACCAGCCTGACGAAAGCCTACGGCCTCGCTGGCACCCGATTTGGCTGGCTGGTCGGCGACAGCGACGTCATCGAGGACGCCTGCGTCTGGAAGGATTATACGACCATCTCCCCGTCAATTTTCGGCCAGCACATCGCGAAACAGGCACTCGGCGAGCAGGAAGCCGCGATCCTCGAGGAAAACCGCGCCCTGGCGGCTGATCACCGTGAGCGCGTGCGTACGTTCGTGGCCGATCACGGCCTCGAGTGGTACGACCCGGTCGGCGTCAACGGATTCGTTACGGTTCCCGACGGATTCGAGAACGGCACCGAGTTCTGCCGAACCGTCGTCGAGGAGGAGAGCGTCGTTCTCGCCCCAGGTGACCTGTTCGGTTTCTCCGGGTACTTTCGGATCGGCTTCGGGTTGCCAACCGACGAACTCGAGGACGGCCTCGAGCGCGTTGGTCGCGTTATCGCGGATTGA
- a CDS encoding ABC1 kinase family protein: MSSLSTLHAYRRFVVVAWHFLPLLLAYARDRRRWLLFGRPRQVGPEIHRRRATVLLESLLTLGPTFIKLGQLLSTRPDVLPPAYIDVLSALQDEVPPAEWEEARAVLEADLGPVDEQFESFDTEAISGASLGQVYRASLDGDDVAVKIRRPDIETLVEADLRVIRWSLPVLMRFVDDSRSFSLENLADEFAKTIREEMDYSREARMLTEIQSNFADDERIVIPDVYEEYSSERVLTMAYVGGTKINQVDDLDAQGIPRDQVAETLQRAYLQMIIDDGVFHADPHPGNLAVTEQGQIIFYDFGMSGRVDSFIQDKIVEFYIAVANQDIDAILDSLIEIGTLSPDADRAVMADVMELAIADARGEDIEQYRVQQIIGQIEDSIYEFPFRLPKNLALVLRVATVVEGVCVTLDPDFDFISTATTYLTEQGYREESIQRVLEESVDQFRRAGESAVRVPPKLERTLDRVDRDDLFVRVGVEDSDQVFATLAKRLIYGLLLTMSLFSMGVLYALEAPEGSIVAAVFSAILVLLLYRSFRSRRSIMAKPQFTRQNMRKRQRE, translated from the coding sequence GTGTCATCGTTGTCGACACTTCACGCGTACCGCCGATTCGTCGTCGTCGCGTGGCATTTCCTCCCGCTGTTGCTCGCCTACGCTCGAGACCGCCGTCGGTGGCTCCTGTTCGGACGACCGCGTCAGGTCGGTCCTGAGATTCATCGGCGGCGAGCAACGGTGTTGCTCGAGTCACTGCTCACTCTCGGCCCGACGTTCATCAAACTCGGCCAGTTACTCTCGACGCGGCCGGACGTCCTTCCGCCCGCCTACATCGACGTCCTCTCGGCATTACAGGACGAGGTGCCGCCAGCCGAGTGGGAGGAGGCCCGGGCGGTGCTCGAGGCAGACCTCGGACCTGTCGACGAACAGTTCGAGTCGTTCGACACGGAAGCGATCAGCGGTGCCAGCCTCGGACAGGTCTATCGGGCCTCGCTCGATGGCGACGACGTGGCGGTGAAGATCCGACGGCCGGACATCGAGACGCTCGTCGAGGCCGACTTGCGAGTGATCCGCTGGTCGTTACCGGTCTTGATGCGCTTCGTCGACGACTCGCGGTCGTTTTCACTCGAGAACCTGGCCGACGAGTTTGCCAAGACGATTCGCGAGGAGATGGATTACAGTCGCGAGGCCCGCATGCTCACCGAGATTCAGTCGAATTTCGCGGACGACGAACGAATCGTTATTCCGGACGTCTACGAGGAGTACTCGAGCGAGCGAGTGTTGACGATGGCGTACGTCGGCGGGACGAAGATCAACCAGGTTGACGATCTCGACGCACAGGGAATCCCTCGCGATCAGGTCGCCGAAACCCTGCAGCGAGCGTACCTGCAGATGATCATCGACGACGGGGTGTTTCACGCGGATCCGCACCCTGGAAATCTCGCCGTCACCGAACAGGGACAGATCATCTTCTACGATTTCGGGATGAGCGGGCGCGTCGATTCGTTCATTCAGGACAAAATCGTCGAGTTCTACATCGCCGTCGCCAACCAAGACATCGACGCGATTCTCGATTCACTCATCGAAATCGGCACCCTGAGTCCGGATGCCGATCGTGCCGTGATGGCCGACGTCATGGAACTGGCTATTGCTGACGCACGTGGCGAGGACATCGAACAGTATCGCGTTCAGCAAATTATCGGGCAGATCGAAGATTCAATCTACGAGTTTCCGTTCCGGCTTCCGAAAAATCTCGCGCTCGTGCTCCGGGTGGCGACGGTGGTCGAAGGCGTCTGTGTCACGCTCGACCCTGACTTCGACTTCATTTCGACGGCGACGACCTACCTGACCGAACAGGGCTACCGCGAGGAGTCGATCCAGCGCGTCCTCGAGGAATCCGTCGACCAGTTCCGTCGAGCCGGCGAATCAGCTGTCAGAGTGCCCCCAAAACTCGAGCGCACACTCGACCGGGTCGACCGGGACGACCTGTTCGTGCGAGTCGGTGTCGAGGACTCGGACCAGGTGTTCGCAACACTCGCAAAACGCCTGATTTACGGTCTCCTGCTAACGATGTCGTTGTTTTCGATGGGCGTCCTCTACGCACTCGAGGCACCCGAAGGGTCGATTGTTGCCGCAGTGTTCTCGGCCATTTTGGTCCTGTTGTTGTATCGCTCGTTCCGCAGCCGTCGGTCGATTATGGCGAAACCACAGTTCACGCGCCAGAATATGCGCAAACGGCAACGCGAGTGA
- a CDS encoding Hsp20/alpha crystallin family protein gives MSALRDALRDLSDAAFFDLLESDEAYLLVLDVPGVSPETIDVAVDGGRIRIEARREKSLPGQFKYLEENRSLFVDVDVPLPKDAVETEAAATVDRGVLELRLPKRAETEETRIDVLDQEEAEERDDETGDAESTASADETTPTDEER, from the coding sequence ATGTCTGCGCTCCGTGACGCGTTGCGGGATCTCTCCGACGCCGCGTTTTTCGATCTGCTCGAGAGCGACGAAGCCTACCTCCTCGTTCTCGACGTGCCGGGCGTCTCTCCCGAGACCATCGATGTCGCCGTCGATGGGGGCCGAATCCGCATCGAAGCCCGTCGCGAAAAATCGCTCCCCGGACAGTTCAAGTATCTCGAAGAGAATCGTTCGCTCTTCGTGGATGTCGACGTGCCCCTGCCGAAAGATGCAGTCGAGACAGAGGCCGCTGCAACGGTCGACCGGGGCGTCCTCGAATTACGACTTCCGAAACGAGCGGAAACCGAAGAGACGAGAATCGACGTCCTCGATCAGGAGGAGGCCGAAGAACGCGACGACGAAACCGGTGACGCCGAGTCGACGGCATCGGCGGACGAAACGACACCCACCGACGAGGAGCGCTAA
- the glp gene encoding gephyrin-like molybdotransferase Glp: MEGADHSRKESGFKRRTRVDDALSILEDTIETRVDGCDTERTPLERADGRVLAEAVSAAVDVPHYERAAMDGYAVRAEDTFGASDRSPAALSIDVGASDSNAPLEANSARRVHTGSALPAGANAVVMIEHTERLEATDELEVLGAVGEGQNVAPVGEDVTAGQHLYDSGHRLRPSDLGLLRSAGIQRPLVAHRPTVGVVPTGEELVSGDPEPGEVIETNGLTVSRLVERWGGEATYRNVVTDDPDALRVAIQRDLTKDVVVTSGGSSVGQRDLLPEVIDDLGEVLVHGVGLKPGHPVCLGIVEGTPVLALPGYPVACIINAVQFLRPVLAWLQGTDPSPHPTTMARLERKIPSEPGTRTFARVSLESRDSTEAPASDDETPLEYRAMPTRASGSGVLSSVALADGWVVVPEEREGIPEGETVAVERWES, translated from the coding sequence ATGGAGGGTGCCGATCACAGTCGCAAGGAATCCGGCTTCAAACGACGAACCCGCGTCGACGATGCACTGTCGATACTCGAGGATACTATCGAAACCCGTGTCGATGGATGCGACACCGAGCGGACCCCACTCGAGCGGGCCGATGGCCGGGTCCTCGCCGAGGCAGTCAGCGCGGCGGTAGACGTCCCACACTACGAGCGAGCGGCGATGGATGGCTACGCCGTTCGAGCCGAGGATACGTTCGGAGCCAGCGACCGATCGCCGGCAGCCCTTTCAATCGATGTCGGAGCGAGCGACAGCAACGCCCCCCTCGAGGCGAACAGTGCCCGCCGGGTCCACACCGGCAGTGCGCTCCCGGCTGGTGCGAACGCGGTGGTGATGATCGAACACACCGAACGCCTCGAGGCGACCGACGAACTCGAGGTGCTGGGTGCCGTCGGCGAGGGACAGAACGTCGCCCCTGTCGGCGAAGACGTGACGGCTGGCCAGCACCTGTACGATTCGGGGCATCGCCTTCGGCCCTCGGATCTCGGATTGCTCCGCTCGGCCGGCATCCAACGGCCACTGGTCGCTCACCGGCCGACGGTGGGCGTCGTGCCGACTGGCGAGGAACTGGTCAGCGGGGACCCCGAACCGGGTGAAGTCATCGAGACGAACGGGCTCACGGTATCGCGACTGGTCGAACGCTGGGGTGGCGAAGCAACCTATCGGAACGTCGTGACCGACGACCCCGACGCGCTCAGAGTCGCCATCCAGCGTGACCTGACCAAAGACGTCGTCGTCACCAGTGGTGGCTCCTCGGTCGGGCAACGTGACCTCTTGCCCGAAGTGATAGACGACCTCGGCGAGGTCCTCGTCCACGGCGTGGGACTGAAACCCGGACATCCCGTCTGTCTGGGTATCGTCGAGGGAACACCAGTTCTCGCTCTCCCCGGCTACCCGGTCGCGTGCATCATCAACGCCGTCCAGTTTCTCCGGCCCGTCCTGGCCTGGTTGCAGGGAACCGATCCCTCGCCGCACCCAACGACTATGGCCCGTCTCGAGCGAAAAATCCCGTCCGAACCAGGGACGCGAACGTTCGCTCGCGTCAGCCTCGAGTCGCGTGACTCCACAGAAGCGCCTGCGAGCGACGATGAAACCCCACTCGAGTACCGGGCAATGCCGACTCGAGCCAGCGGGTCGGGCGTGCTCTCGAGCGTGGCGCTCGCTGACGGCTGGGTGGTCGTTCCCGAGGAACGCGAAGGGATTCCCGAGGGTGAAACGGTTGCGGTCGAACGCTGGGAATCGTGA
- a CDS encoding LEA type 2 family protein has translation MVRNRLQSLLFGSGIRILLSLLLAIVVLIGGAYAAGFIGAPAVESVDNEFGNVTETDTEILTEMTVTNPNPIGAAAADVNATYVVYMNDVEMAEGGGDEIRLEPGTSTESFRTEMRNERIPDWWVTHIENDEETHVLIDATVSSGLLDRSTSISDERTIETDLLSSFNSDETRPIDANRALVDDPFLYVNETRGQWGDVDDRHTELELAFDMYNPQDYAIPMTRLGYEITMNDVVIGQGESDREHVLQPGRETTVDTTTRIENQNLDDWWVTHVENEEVSDLRIEFTADFELVSGVTISIPLEEMTYEETVETDIWGNDEDGDTGNGMDDGSSEDGDGDEYGDDGETDGGETSTDDGDQDDGTDESDGDATDEEDDDADEEDGDGDDEEDDGGLLGVFFV, from the coding sequence ATGGTACGTAACCGCCTTCAATCGCTCTTGTTTGGCAGCGGGATTCGAATACTGCTGTCCCTTTTGCTCGCCATCGTGGTACTGATCGGTGGCGCATATGCGGCCGGTTTCATCGGTGCTCCTGCCGTCGAGTCAGTCGATAACGAGTTCGGCAACGTCACCGAGACGGACACCGAGATCCTGACCGAGATGACGGTCACCAATCCGAACCCCATCGGTGCAGCCGCCGCCGACGTCAACGCGACCTACGTCGTCTATATGAACGACGTCGAGATGGCCGAGGGCGGTGGCGACGAGATTCGACTCGAGCCAGGCACCTCCACCGAATCGTTCCGAACCGAGATGCGAAACGAGCGGATTCCGGACTGGTGGGTAACACACATCGAAAACGACGAGGAGACACACGTCCTGATCGACGCCACCGTCTCGAGTGGCCTGCTCGACCGTTCGACGTCGATTTCGGACGAACGAACTATCGAAACTGATCTCCTGTCATCGTTCAATAGCGACGAAACGAGGCCAATCGACGCCAACAGAGCGCTCGTCGACGACCCCTTCCTCTACGTCAACGAAACCCGTGGCCAGTGGGGCGACGTCGACGACCGTCACACCGAACTCGAGTTAGCGTTCGACATGTACAACCCACAGGACTATGCCATCCCGATGACCCGTCTGGGCTACGAGATTACGATGAACGACGTCGTCATCGGCCAGGGTGAAAGCGACCGCGAGCACGTGTTACAGCCCGGTCGTGAAACCACGGTCGACACGACGACGCGTATCGAAAATCAGAACCTGGACGACTGGTGGGTGACCCACGTCGAAAACGAGGAGGTCTCCGATCTTCGAATCGAATTTACCGCCGATTTCGAGCTGGTAAGTGGAGTCACAATCAGCATCCCGCTCGAGGAAATGACCTACGAGGAGACCGTCGAAACGGACATCTGGGGGAACGATGAGGACGGTGACACCGGAAACGGGATGGACGATGGGAGTAGTGAAGACGGCGACGGAGACGAATACGGCGACGACGGAGAGACGGACGGTGGAGAGACGTCGACCGATGACGGTGACCAAGACGACGGGACCGACGAGTCGGACGGGGATGCAACTGACGAAGAGGACGACGATGCCGACGAGGAAGACGGTGATGGCGACGACGAAGAAGATGATGGTGGCCTCCTCGGCGTGTTTTTCGTCTGA
- a CDS encoding DUF7525 family protein: MADHTQTTDRGLGLGLLLGAVAILGALVMLTTAPQIEAAWGFAAAMVFGSLAIVAMHVYWD, encoded by the coding sequence ATGGCAGACCACACGCAGACGACTGACAGGGGGCTTGGACTGGGGTTACTCCTCGGCGCCGTCGCCATCCTCGGCGCACTCGTGATGCTCACCACGGCACCACAGATCGAAGCCGCCTGGGGATTCGCCGCCGCAATGGTGTTTGGTTCGCTCGCTATCGTTGCAATGCACGTTTACTGGGACTGA
- a CDS encoding DUF7123 family protein, whose product MTDYSEEEQRIISYLRESAARGEQYFRAKNIASAIGLSSKQVGVRLPHLAEKTDDIDIEKWGRARSTTWKVTLS is encoded by the coding sequence ATGACGGACTACTCCGAAGAAGAACAGCGAATCATTTCGTATCTTCGAGAGAGTGCTGCTCGCGGTGAGCAGTATTTCAGAGCGAAGAACATCGCGAGTGCAATCGGTCTCTCATCGAAACAGGTCGGTGTTCGGCTGCCACATCTGGCCGAGAAAACCGACGATATCGACATCGAAAAGTGGGGCCGCGCCCGCTCGACGACCTGGAAGGTCACGCTCAGCTAA
- a CDS encoding SRPBCC family protein, translated as MTVRVNRSFELGAPPERVWEFIADPEKRARSISVVTGYTTNDSEGIRATWDVKLPLPLITRTVEVDTEDVIRRPPEYVKFVGRSKMLDVTGEHKIVETETGSRLENTFVVDGHLPGVEKFFKRNLDGELENLQRELERDIRRDTI; from the coding sequence ATGACAGTCCGGGTCAACCGTTCGTTCGAGTTAGGAGCCCCACCCGAGCGCGTCTGGGAGTTCATTGCTGATCCGGAGAAACGCGCCCGGTCAATTAGCGTCGTCACGGGCTACACGACGAACGATTCCGAAGGGATACGGGCAACGTGGGACGTCAAGTTACCGCTGCCGTTGATCACTCGCACCGTCGAGGTCGATACCGAAGACGTGATTCGACGACCGCCGGAGTACGTAAAATTCGTCGGTCGCTCGAAAATGCTGGACGTCACTGGGGAACACAAAATCGTCGAAACGGAGACCGGTTCGCGACTCGAGAACACGTTCGTCGTCGACGGTCACCTTCCCGGCGTCGAGAAGTTTTTCAAGCGGAACCTCGACGGCGAACTCGAGAATCTCCAACGAGAACTCGAGCGAGATATTCGACGTGATACCATATGA